One genomic region from Rosa rugosa chromosome 1, drRosRugo1.1, whole genome shotgun sequence encodes:
- the LOC133710298 gene encoding heme oxygenase 1, chloroplastic produces MASLTPISQSQTLFNKTQFLANPNLGSDFLPKKFSASFPKMTTRFPTKAAAAGVVSATTAEMPKKRYPGEAKGFVEEMRFVAMKLHTRDQAKEGEKEVKEPQERPVAKWDPTLDGYLRFLVDSKLVYDTLEGIVDEAPFPSYAEFRDTGLERSEKLAKDLEWFKEQGHAIPEPSAPGVTYAEYLKELSEKDPQAFLCHFYNIYFAHSAGGRMIGKKVAEMILDKKDLEFYKWDGELSQLLQNVREKLNKVAESWTREEKNHCLEETEKSFKHSGEILRLILS; encoded by the exons ATGGCTTCTTTAACCCCAATTTCGCAATCCCAGACCCTTTTTAACAAGACCCAGTTCCTCGCTAACCCCAATTTAGGGTCTGATTTTTTGCCCAAGAAATTCTCCGCTTCGTTTCCCAAGATGACTACTAGGTTTCCCACGAAGGCGGCTGCCGCCGGAGTTGTGTCGGCGACGACGGCGGAGATGCCGAAGAAGAGGTACCCCGGAGAGGCAAAAGGGTTTGTGGAGGAGATGAGGTTTGTGGCAATGAAGTTGCATACTAGGGACCAGGCTAAGGAGGGTGAGAAGGAGGTGAAGGAGCCTCAGGAGAGGCCGGTGGCCAAGTGGGACCCGACGCTTGATGGGTACTTGAGGTTTCTTGTGGATAGCAAGTTGGTGTATGACACCCTTGAGGGGATTGTCGACGAGGCTCCCTTCCCTTCTT ATGCTGAGTTTAGAGATACTGGATTGGAAAGGTCCGAAAAGTTGGCAAAAGATTTGGAGTGGTTCAAGGAGCAAGGCCATGCCATACCAGAACCTTCTGCTCCTGGTGTAACCTATGCTGAGTATCTTAAGGAACTGTCGGAGAAGGATCCTCAAGCATTTCTCTGCCACTTCTACAATATATACTTTGCTCATTCAGCTGGTGGACGAATGATTGGGAAAAAG GTGGCTGAAATGATCCTCGACAAGAAAGATTTGGAATTCTATAAATGGGATGGTGAACTTTCCCAATTGTTGCAGAATGTGAGGGAGAAATTGAACAAAGTTGCAGAG AGCTGGACGAGGGAGGAGAAGAACCATTGCTTGGAAGAAACAGAGAAATCATTCAAACATTCAGGGGAAATTCTCCGTCTAATATTGTCATGA
- the LOC133710314 gene encoding protein BUNDLE SHEATH DEFECTIVE 2, chloroplastic-like produces MATSSLCLIPVCSFKSSNKPGVLIGNWGGGKVLRVNEAFQNSKAAKTQSWEIKATDGNQTTKRRSIVCADCEGNGAIACSQCKGTGVNSVDHFNGQFKAGGLCWLCRGKREILCGDCNGAGFIGGFMSTQDS; encoded by the exons ATGGCaacttcttctctttgtttaatACCAGTTTGTTCATTCAAGTCCTCAAACAAACCAg GAGTGTTGATTGGAAATTGGGGTGGTGGTAAGGTGCTTCGGGTGAATGAAGCATTTCAGAACTCAAAAGCTGCAAAGACTCAATCTTGGGAGATCAAG GCAACAGATGGTAATCAAACCACCAAAAGAAGGAGCATAGTCTGTGCTGATTGTGAAGGAAATG GTGCTATAGCATGTTCTCAGTGCAAAGGTACTGGAGTCAATTCTGTAGACCACTTCAACGGACAGTTCAAAGCCGGTGGGCTATGTTGGCTTTGCAG GGGTAAAAGGGAGATTCTGTGTGGAGATTGCAATGGTGCTGGGTTCATTGGAGGATTCATGAGCACACAGGATTCCTAG
- the LOC133710307 gene encoding uncharacterized protein LOC133710307 gives MASALLSAPCFLSPKNKELGVFVSRFRSLNNGNLLHHSLLRKKYGGSLVVTSVFGRKVKTTRETVIPEPDYRIPIVLLGLSGGLAYTNNLLPAAPVGLLGLLLLFQTTRVRFVFDEEALEVKVGEELENSGENVFVGGKNRWKYSSFVNWELWWPNFPILVYFKETQTKPEGQVHFFPVIFNGKQLYDIMVERAGPSQTSGPK, from the exons ATGGCAAGCGCTCTCTTGTCAGCtccttgttttctctctccaaAAA ATAAAGAACTTGGTGTGTTTGTAAGCAGATTCAGGAGTCTTAATAATGGCAATCTATTACATCATAGTTTGCTGAGGAAGAAGTATGGTGGCTCACTTGTGGTGACCTCAGTG TTTGGAAGGAAAGTCAAGACCACCAGAGAGACTGTGATACCTGAGCCGGATTACCGGATTCCAATTGTGTTACTAG GTCTATCCGGTGGATTAGCCTATACAAACAATCTTTTACCAGCTGCGCCTGTTGGTCTCCTTGGATTACTCCTATTGTTTCAG ACTACTAGAGTTAGATTTGTCTTCGATGAAGAGGCTCTG GAAGTAAAAGTAGGGGAGGAGCTTGAGAATTCGGGTGAAAATGTATTCGTGGGTGGTAAAAACCGTTGGAA ATACTCATCATTTGTGAACTGGGAGCTTTGGTGGCCAAATTTCCCTATTCTGGTGTATTTCAAAGAGACGCAAACAAAACCTGAAGGGCAAGTGCATTTCTTTCCGGTGATATTT AATGGGAAGCAACTTTATGATATCATGGTGGAGAGAGCTGGCCCTTCCCAAACTAGTGGACCAAAATAA